CGTCGCCCAGCCGCCCCTCCAGCTCCGTGGCATTGCGCAGGACCTGTAGGGAGTGGGCGTAGACGTCCTTGTGCTGGCGGTGCTCGTCCTGGGTGAGTTTCAGGGCGGGGAGTTCGGGCAGGACGTGGTCGGCGAGCCCGGTCTCCACCATCATGTCCAGGCCCGTCCAGGGCTCGGCACCGAGCATGAGCTTGTTCAGCTCGGCGGCGACCCGTTCGGCGGTGATGCGCCCGATCTGGTCGGCCATGTCGGTCATGGCGGTACGCACCCGGTCGGCGACGCTGAATCCCAGTTGGGAGGCGAAGCGGCAGGCGCGGAGCATGCGCAGCGGATCGTCGTGGAAGGACTGTTCCGGCGCAGCCGGGGTGTCGAGCACTCCGGCGGCGAGGTCCTCAAGCCCGTTCAACGGGTCGCGGAGTTCGTGGTCGCCGTCGGCGGAGAGTTCGAGGGCGATGGCGTTGCAGCGGAAGTCGCGACGCACCAGGTCACCGTCCAGCGTGTCACCGAAAGTGACCTCGGGGTTGCGCGACGCCCCGTCGTAGGCGTCGGCGCGGAAGGTGGTGATCTCCACGATCAGGCCGTGGAACATGGCGGATACGGTGCCGAACTCGATACCGGTGTCCCAGACGGTCTCAGCGACCTCGTCGAGGATCGCGGTCACGACGTCCGGGCGCGCGTCGGTGGTGAAGTCCAGGTCGAATTCAGGAACAGCACCAGAGTCCGGGGTCAACCGTCCAAGCAGGGCGTCCCGGACGGATCCGCCGACAAGGTAGAGCCGGTGGCCACGGGAGACGAACGCCTCCGCCAGTGCGGTGAGCGTCCGGTCGGTTCTGTCGTCGTCCTTCACCGCCGACCATGCGGTGGCGAGCATCGTCGCTGCGTCCTGGTTCTCCTGCGTCTGCCGTCCGGTCACCCCCCGGATTTTACAGTTCCCACAAACTGCCCCGCAGGCACTACCCTTGTTCCCCATGAACCAACGGCGTCGCCGCTCCAACGGGAGCTCCTCACGGCCGGACCAGCGCCGGTCTCCGGCACGCTCCGTTCAGCAGCGTGACCACAGTGAACTGCCGACCTCGGTGGAGACCAGCGCCGGTGGCCTCGTGTTGTCGGGGCTCGCCGAAGCGGTGCGGGGGGACGGGTCGGTGGACCTGTCGCGGATGTACGTCGCCCTCATCGGACGGCTGGACCGTCGTGGCCGGTTGCTGTGGTCGATCCCGAAGGGCCACATCGAGCCGGACG
The genomic region above belongs to Corynebacterium glyciniphilum AJ 3170 and contains:
- a CDS encoding CCA tRNA nucleotidyltransferase, with amino-acid sequence MLATAWSAVKDDDRTDRTLTALAEAFVSRGHRLYLVGGSVRDALLGRLTPDSGAVPEFDLDFTTDARPDVVTAILDEVAETVWDTGIEFGTVSAMFHGLIVEITTFRADAYDGASRNPEVTFGDTLDGDLVRRDFRCNAIALELSADGDHELRDPLNGLEDLAAGVLDTPAAPEQSFHDDPLRMLRACRFASQLGFSVADRVRTAMTDMADQIGRITAERVAAELNKLMLGAEPWTGLDMMVETGLADHVLPELPALKLTQDEHRQHKDVYAHSLQVLRNATELEGRLGDEVPDEARLVLRWAALMHDIGKPDTREFTDSGAVTFHHHEVVGARMTRRRLKALKYPKRQIQDIGQLVFLHMRFHGYGDGAWTDSAVRRYVADAGDLLPQLQVIVRADCTTRNKRKAARLARAVEDLDTRIVELREQEDLDAVRPDLDGNEIMTILDLPPGPAVGKAWAFLKELRLDRGPMDRDEAIAELKRWWGNQ